The nucleotide sequence CACTTGCGGAGTTCGCATCCACACCGGATAGTTCCTGTGAAGACAGGAGACGGTGCCGATGCGATCAATCTACTCATGCCTGGTGGATACGGCCGTTAGACAGCCTGATAAGCCGTTGTACGTGTTCCCTGAGACCCGGTGGAACTCGGCAGCCTCGCTGACTTACTCGCTGCTGGCAGAACGGGCCGCTGGCGCCGCCAGAGCCATCTCCTCTCAGACTCATCCCGGTGATCGTGCGCTGTTGTTGTTTCCCACGGGGACGGAATTCTGCGAAGCGTTTCTCGGCTGCGTCGCCTGTGGCGTGGTTCCCGTGCCGCTCAGAATTCCCAATTTGCGCCGCAATGCGGGATCACTCGACGAAATCTGTCACGATTGCGCACCGACGCTGATGCTCGCGGACGACGGGACAGCCAGGTTATGGCGAACCGACCAGCAACTCTCCCCCGCGCTCGCGCCGCTGCCCGTGATGACCGCGAATGAATGGCGTGGCGCGCCGAGCGAGTTTCCGACGTTTACCTGCGCTCCACACGACACTGTCTTCCTGCAATATACATCGGGGTCGACGGCGAGACCCAAAGGGGTGCAGATCACTCACGCGAATCTCCTCGCCAATATGACTATGATTCGGGACCAGATGCAGGTTCGAACGGGTGAGGATTCGTCGGTGACCTGGCTGCCGCATTACCACGATATGGGGTTGGTCGGGAGCTATCTCACCACCATCTTCACGAATCTGACTTGCACCTGTCTGCCCCCTGAGGAATTTGCGTTCCGTCCAGCGAGCTGGCTGCAGGCCATCGCGGCGCAGCGGGCCAATATCTGTGGCGGCCCCGACTTCGGTTACCGACTTTGCGTTGAAAAGATAAGCGATGAAGAAATGTCGGGCCTCGACCTCTCCTCGTGGCGGGTAGCGTTTGTGGGAGCCGAACGGATCCGCGAGGAGACATTACGCCTGTTCGCCAGCCGTTTCTCTCCCTGGGGCTTCGGCGAAAGCTCTTTCTTTCCCTGTTATGGACTGGGCGAAGCAACGCTGATGGCCACCGGCGGGCCTGCAGGCAATGGGGTGATTGTCCGCGCGGTCAGCAAGCGGGGCCTGGCAGAGAATCGGATTGAACCGGCCCCTAGTCGCGACGACGAATTACAGATTGTTGGCAGCGGCGCGACCTTCGCCAGCTCAACCGTTTCGATACGAGATCCTGAAACAGGAACGCCATTGGCCGAGGGGTCGATTGGCGAAATTCATCTCTGCAGTGAATCCGTCACCCCCGGCTACTTCCAGAGAGACGATCTGACTCCCTCCCTTTTTCGCGATGTCAGCGAGAATGGAGAACAGCGCAGGTTCCTCAGGACCGGCGATCTGGGATTCCTTTCCGATCAGTATCTCTTCGTGACGGGACGGCTGAAGGAACTGATTATTGTCCGAGGAAGAAACCTTTATCCGGAAGACGTTGAACACGTGGTCCAGTCGGCTCACCCGTCGCTACAGCCGCGTGGAACCGTCGCCTTCTCGGTGGACCAGAATGGTCTCGAAGCATTGGTCATTGCGAGTGAGCTGAAACGAACGGCGAGGGAGCCCGAATCATTCGAAGAGATACTGGGCGCAATCCGATCTGCGGTAGCACTCTCTTTTGGGATCAGTCCTGCAGAAATTGTGTTGCTCCGGCAAGCTTCGGTGCCACGGACGAGTAGTGGCAAACCCCGGCGATTGATGGTGCGGGAGAGCTATCTCAAGGGAA is from Schlesneria sp. DSM 10557 and encodes:
- a CDS encoding fatty acyl-AMP ligase; the encoded protein is MRSIYSCLVDTAVRQPDKPLYVFPETRWNSAASLTYSLLAERAAGAARAISSQTHPGDRALLLFPTGTEFCEAFLGCVACGVVPVPLRIPNLRRNAGSLDEICHDCAPTLMLADDGTARLWRTDQQLSPALAPLPVMTANEWRGAPSEFPTFTCAPHDTVFLQYTSGSTARPKGVQITHANLLANMTMIRDQMQVRTGEDSSVTWLPHYHDMGLVGSYLTTIFTNLTCTCLPPEEFAFRPASWLQAIAAQRANICGGPDFGYRLCVEKISDEEMSGLDLSSWRVAFVGAERIREETLRLFASRFSPWGFGESSFFPCYGLGEATLMATGGPAGNGVIVRAVSKRGLAENRIEPAPSRDDELQIVGSGATFASSTVSIRDPETGTPLAEGSIGEIHLCSESVTPGYFQRDDLTPSLFRDVSENGEQRRFLRTGDLGFLSDQYLFVTGRLKELIIVRGRNLYPEDVEHVVQSAHPSLQPRGTVAFSVDQNGLEALVIASELKRTAREPESFEEILGAIRSAVALSFGISPAEIVLLRQASVPRTSSGKPRRLMVRESYLKGTLEMIPSTQASAES